The following DNA comes from bacterium.
GTCTTCCTGCGGCGCGTGGGCCGGCTGCGCGCCGACCTCGGCGCCCCGTGAGCGCCCCCGCGCTGCCGGCCGCCCTCGCGGCGCGGCCGGTCGTGCTCTTCGACGCCGGGGGCACGCTGATCACGCTCGACTACGACCGCGTCCGCGCGGCGATCCCGGCCGGCGCCGGCGCGCCGCCCAACGTCGCGTTCGACGCGGCGGAGGCGCGGGCGCGGCGCTGGGCCGACGCGGCGCTGCGGAAGGAGCTCGGGGCGCGCGGCCTCTGGAACGGCTACTTCGCGCGCGTCCTCGGCGACGCCGGCGTCGCGGCGGAGGCGATCCCCGCGGCGCTGGAGGCGCTCTGGCGCGCGAACCGGGAGCGCGGCCTCTGGCGGCGGCCGGTGGACGGGGCGCGCGAGACGCTGCGCGTCCTGCACGAAGCGGGACGGCGCCTCGCGGTCGTCAGCAACGCCGAGGGACAGGTCGAGGCGGACCTCGTCGAGGCGGGGTTCGGCGAGTTCCTCGAGACGGTCGTCGATTCGGCGCTCGTCGGCGTGGCCAAGCCTGATCCGCGGATCTTCGCCGTCTGCCTCGAGCGGCTCGGCGCGCGCCCGGAGGAGTGCCTTTTCGTGGGGGACGTGCCCGCGTTCGACGTCGTCGGCGCGCGCGCCGCGGGGATCGAGCCGCTGCTGCTCGACCCGCACGGCGTCCACGCCGACGTCGACGCGCCGCGGCTCGCCTCCCTCGCCGATCTTCCCGCGGCGCTCGG
Coding sequences within:
- a CDS encoding HAD family hydrolase → MSAPALPAALAARPVVLFDAGGTLITLDYDRVRAAIPAGAGAPPNVAFDAAEARARRWADAALRKELGARGLWNGYFARVLGDAGVAAEAIPAALEALWRANRERGLWRRPVDGARETLRVLHEAGRRLAVVSNAEGQVEADLVEAGFGEFLETVVDSALVGVAKPDPRIFAVCLERLGARPEECLFVGDVPAFDVVGARAAGIEPLLLDPHGVHADVDAPRLASLADLPAALG